Sequence from the Erythrolamprus reginae isolate rEryReg1 chromosome 2, rEryReg1.hap1, whole genome shotgun sequence genome:
GCTATTCTTGACTGAACTAATAAGTTTGTGAAGAAACTctaatggtaacaaggtcaaATGTTTACAGGTTTTTAACATTGTGTTTATATTCCATTCttagagaaaagggaaagaataataattcatttttctCTGATCCAAATCACTTTTTGCAGCAGGTTTGAGATGAGATTTGACACAGGGAAGATCCACATTCACCGATCCCACTCATAAATGTCTctggattttttaattttttatttttttttatttttgcaggtCAGCCTTTTGACCCAAGAAGAATTTTTTCAAGTGCTGTTTCTAATGTGATCTGTGCAGTCGTCTTTGGCAATCGATTTGATTATAAAGATAAAACCTTTATAGAGCACCAGAGGATTGTAGAGTCTCAGATGAGATACTCTGTCAGTTACTTAGGACTGGTATGTTAATTCACCTGATCCTTTTCTTGTCATGAACTCCCATTTTAAGTAGCAGATGTACTTTTGTGTGCAAATGTCCaagtcagaaatgtaaaggtTAGATTTGATGAGCTACTAAGCAGGAGAAGGCAAATCTAGACATCCAGGCATAAATGGGTGTTTAGCAAAATCTCCCCTGGTTGGGCTTATTTCCTAGGAaaccatttctttctctcttaactCCTTTGGGCCATGTCAGAGCCCGGGaagatatatcttttcttttcatGGAATTGTTAGACAGTTTCCCTATCTTTATGCACAAAGCCaatttctatctttatatcttgGAGGACTTTTGTTGTGGCCTGTCTGTGTCCAACGCAGCTGATCACGGATCCCAAGGATTGAGAGATGGGTGTGGGCTGGTACCCTAGGCCAATGTACCTGGCACTTGAGTTTTATAGtgaggaggtcagagaggatgtggtgtcagaggatgaaagccaaccagggtctTCTACACCtcttgagtgactcaggagaagaggaagagcctcttcttgatgttagggtatgcagagttgccagaaggcatgagtggctaagcaaaaggaggtctctgcatgaataaatGTTCTCTAGAACAAATGACCATGGCCTTAAGCTATTTGAGGTTAAACCATATGACAGTTCAGTGTGGAAGTCAACTTTTATTATGTTCCAGATGTTCACTCGCATTTCTCTCTTGGGAATTTATTATTTCAAACTGGGGAGTTGGGCTTATTATttctgggcttcctgccaactcagagtgagtcagttaatgagaactatgtgatcaaagaaaatattagttttggtttctgttttggactctaattaACAGCTTGCTttgttgctggatttctaaatgcaaacctccctgctcctaaaatattgctcggggaggggtggcatataaatctaataaataataattagaattacatgcttaaatcttgtaaaatcagtctgtgtggacctatttcttggagGGCCCATCACTGGGACAGAATGACTTTGGCCATTTTCACCATTATCTCTTTGTGGAAGAGACGAGAGAGGCTAGGAAATCAGATAGAATCTGCTTTCAAGAATCCCTTGACACACTATCAGAGTAATAATATCAGATTAAAAGCTATTCTTTGAATGTGAACTCTATAACAGGTATACAATACATTTCCAAAAATAGTGGAATTCTTTCCTGGGCCACACCAAAACATTTTTGCTGAGGCTGACCAGATCCTTGATAATATCCGTAAGAATGTGGATTTGCACGAAAAGACATTGGATCCCCAGAACCTGCGTGACTATATAGATTGCTTCCTTCTTAAAATGGAAAAGGTAGGTATAGATTCCATATCTGCATAATTGTTTATCTCTATTATGCATCTAAGATGGAACTAGTTCATCTTATATGAAGAAGTATGGAATATTTATTCTCTCCCCTTTTTTGTTTACTTTTGGACAACCCATTCATTGCCATTTGTTGGCATATATTACTATTCCAGGGATAACTGTTGCATAAATTATCCATTCAATTCTGAAAATTAAGCCAAACAATAGAAATGAACACTGTTAAGTTTAAGACAACAaacttttccttaaaaaaatgaGTACGTATAAGCATTTTCTTCTCATGCTGATTTAAATTTTAGAAGATATTTTAGAGCTTTTCAATTGCAAGATAATTAAGTAGTATTTTCTAGAATAGTCTTATAGAAGCAATTTCCACTGGATCCATCTGTCAGATGAAACTGGTAAATTTCTATGGAACAGATTTAATTCTCTTTTCCAAGCAATACACCTTAGAATTGCTTAGGCCAACTCCAACAATGTTAGTCAAATTTGGATAATCAATTCTTCTGGTAAATATTTTATGGGTAGATGTGACAGGGACATTGTTTCTTCCCCTTCATGAAATAGTGATTCCAGAAATACCTTagaattgaaaaccttttctATATATTCTAAAATCACTCTGAATTACATTTCCTTTAACTGAAAAAGACTGTATAAATAATGAATTTATTTAAATTCCAAATAGATTTTTatgttcttctatttctatttctctttttattttctttttagggCCACAGCCTATCTGAGGATATCTACACTTTTGAAGATCTTGTGATTGTTGTATTTGGACTCTTTCTTGCTGGGACAATAACCACAAGTCAGGCTTTGCTTTGCAGCCTTCTAGCAATGTCTAAATTGCCACACATTCAAGGTATAGACATACCCACAAATACATAAAGCTGTTGGTATTCCTAGGGTTGCCACTATTAATGCTAATAAAGTAATGGTGATATTTTTAAagtaaacatattttttaaacaaaaaaagaaagtaaaCATGGAGCTGAGTAAAGGAAATTCATTGCAGCTGGATTTTTTTATAGGAACATTTGGGAAGTGTTTTCTCATTACCTTCTTATAGATTGTTTTTTTTAGATTTCCCAATCTAGCTAATATACCTTTGGAACAATTTGATTTCCCATTGAATCTTAAGATTCAATGAAGACAATTCTAGTGAATAGGTATTGATTAGATCAGGAAGAGGAAGTAGTGattgaatgtctatggagagtctcagtcatccaggtcatggttgtcctaaagatGTTTTTTCAGGGGACAACTGGacattcttgttttttctttgaagatgtttcagttctcatccaagaagcttcttcagctctgactggattgtGAGcaagggaaggatttatattctttgcagacagctggtcatttgcatccttttagagagtcattgaggaACTTGGATATTTatctgtcctcagggtcacctgaatacTGCAAATGAATACTGCAAATACTGTAGTCTGTAATTTTTCTGGATTCTAgatgaatggatttccagagaaattgcagactacagggaACCATTTTCACTACTCAGGTAAACCTGAGGATACAGATAAACGTCCAAGTGCTCAGTGACTCTCTAAAAGATGCAAGTGACCAGTGGTCTGCATGGAATATAAATCCTTACATTACTCACTGATAGccatgggttgctcccagtttgtcCTAATTCTGCTGGTAGTGCTGGCAGCAGACaactcttgaaagaaaaaaacaggaaagtcTAATTACCTCCTGAATAAAGCATTTTTGGGACAAGTGACTGAATGCTGTAACACcaatctctctcccctccccaataTATGCCATAGACCGATCAACCAATCAGTGTACTTACTTTAAGGAATCCTAGTATGAATAACTGAAATTAGTGTAGTATAGTTTTCTTGAGGATCATTTTTGcaataatataaatgaaatatatgAACATAACTTTCAACTCAAGGTATCATCTCCAAGATTTTGAATCACACTGCTTCAGACAATGGTGAAATGGATTCCCATAAGAATGTTTAATTATGACAGATGAAAATAATAAAGATTGTTACAGAATGTAATTAATCTTAATGTATGATACCTCCCAAAATTACCGTAGTTATGGATTGAATCACTAGCTTTTTAGAAATGGCCTCATACATTTTGGAGCCTGTTTGCTGCTGGCATAAATATTAATGTATACATATAATAACAGTTTAGGAAATTAATTTAAGAGCTGGTTTATACCATTTTTTAGTGATCTTTAATCTTCAGAAAGCCTACGCAGAAATGCTTTATGCTTACTGCCTCTCAAGATATCTAATAAAGAACAGATACAAATAATTTAAATCTTATGTTGCACTAGAAAAGTTGAAACGGTCTCTTCTGAGAAATGACTTTGAGGAGGAGCCATTGTCCTGACTAGAACCGTCTTCCCTGGATGTGCTTTGGAACACATATTTCTATTCAAATGATTGCAGATGCTCAGATGACAAAGTCTGTCAATCTCATCTCAATCTGTTTTTCTCACAGCTAAGGTGCAACAGGAAATTGATGAGGTGGTGGGAAGAAATCGGACTCCGACCATGGAAGACCGGTTGAAGATGCCTTTCACAAATGCCATTGTTCATGAGTTTCAGAGATATCAGAAAGTGACCCTTGAGACCTTTCCACGGGCAACAACTTGTGACATAAAGTTCCATGGTTACACCATTCCCAAGGTATGGTAATACAAGTATTTATGAAGGTTCTCTAGGGAATGACTTAGATCATGGATATGTGAGGTAATTTGAATAGAAGAGCAATTAAATCTAGATATAATAAGGACAAGGAAGGTGCTGGTATTGATCTAACAACACAACCATTAGATACAATTTTGATTGGaccagagaaataataataacaaaaaattatCAATATCTATTAGAAATGGACAAATTGGAACAGGTGGTTAAGGACCCCATGGTTGCATGGgtgaaaaatattggacaaaatataCATCTGGCTGATTGGGAAAAAAAACATGGACTTTAAATtgtaaaataactaaatcagcgGCTTTCAAGGAAAACTTTTACAAAATGCTATACAGATGTTATTTACCTCCCTTTACCCTTGCAAAAATATACCCAAACTTAAGCcacaaatgttggaaatgtaaagaggAAAATGGCACCTTCTTCCATCTATGGTGGTCTTGTCCAAAAGCAAAAAGATTTTGGAAATGAATCTataaatggttaaaagaaatcacaaaagaagaaatagaattttTGTCAGAAATATGTTACTCGGAATATGGGGAAAAAATACCCTAAGACAATTAACTATCTAATGACACATATAACGACAGCTGCTAGGATATCTTATGCTCAACTCTGGGAAAATAAATGGATACcatcagaaaataatataattgataaaatttataaatgcgctgaaatgaacaaaatgaccATGGAATTTAAGGGAATTAATGATTTGGAATACTACAATACTTGGAATGATATaattgagtctatggagaggggcggcatacaaatctaataaattgaattgaattgaattgaataattggATGGAGAATAGAAAAATAGTAAAGTGATACAATGTCTAATAGCATACAAAAACAGATAAATATATGTAATGTAATGAATAATTTGCAAAGGTGAATACAAACTGATTGATACAGAAAatgtaaaaatggaaatataaggAACATGAAGAAATTGGTAAGAtctgtaaaaaaaagagaaagatattatggtgtacagtgttccctcgattttcgcgggttcgaacttcgcgaatagcctataccacggtttttcaaaaaatattaattaaaaaatattttgcgggttttttcctataccacggtttttcccacctgatgacgtcatatgtcatcgccaaactaataatttttgcaaataaataacaaaaaaaataattattgttaataaataattatgtttataaatatcaggatcacgaagtgtcttattcaatggtgagtaccagtaataatggtgagtaaatggttgttaagggaatgggaaatggtaatttaggggtttaaagtgttaagggaaggcttgtgatactgtccatagccaaaaatggtgtatttacttccgcatctctactttgcggaaattcgacttttgcgggcggtcttggaatgcatctcctgcggaaatcgagggaatactgtatacactttcttttatttattactttgtaaaacttaataaagaaaactgtaaaaaaataaaagagcaatTTAGAGAAATATGTATTGAAAGAAATATTAATTCCTTCCCATCTCATTCTTCAAGGTTTGGCAGATGGCTAGTCactgcatatttttattttaggcAAGTGGAAAGCAAAGGTACTTTCTTCTCCATATGAAATAGTATCCTGTAATGGCAGTTTCTTCATCTCCCTCTAGGGCATGGCTATTGTGCCAATCTTCTCCTCTATGCATTTTGACCCTGTTCATTGGGAGACTCCAGAGAAGTTCAATCCCAATCATTTTTTGGATGAAAATGGCCAGTTCAAGAAAAATGATGCTTTCATGCCATTCTCAGCAGGTACAAGTCTCTGGAACACATTGTATTGCAAATTCATATGCTTACCTGATCCTCATTAGTCTTTTATTAGAGACAATTCCAGCAAGTATTTCCTAAATAACCTctattttcttcattgctttGTAGGGAAGAGGGCCTGTCCAGGGGAGGCCCTGGCTAGAATGGAGCTCTTCCTTTTCTTCAGTGCTCTGCTCCAGaatttcaccttctctctggttGGGGACACCAAAGATTCAGATATAATGTCTCTGTATACAGacttcaaaaataataaatacccCCTTATACGGGCTACTAAACGTTCAGTGGAAACCTGTGGTAAATAATTAGGAGGAAACAGCTAGGTTAATAAAGCATGTGGGATGGCTATTACATTTAAAGGCAATCTTAACAATGATGTgggatacaaatataataatttttataGCAAAGATAGTACTCTGACCTCTTATCCGATTATATATTTTGGCACAATTAACAATACTTCtgaaatacttaatagttttattTTTCCTAAGTTATATGCATCAAACCTTTAATATATAATCTGTACTGGAGAAATTGATGTTGTGGACTAATCTATTTTCGAAGGTAACTAGGAAGATCTTGTACTGATACACTTTGGCTAAATGCAAGATTGAGCAATCTTCTGTTGATATCAAAATAATAGAATAagatttggaagggatcttggtggtcttctagtccaaaccactgcttaggcaggaaaccctacatcacttcagaaaatggttatccaacatcttcttaaaaacttcaagtattggagcattcacaacttctggaggcaagctgttccactgattaattgtttaaattgtcagataatttttctttgttctaaattgcttctctccttgattagtttccacccacccaTCGCTTCTGGTTCTACCCTTGGAGAATGGTGGCCGCCCCTCTGTTATTGCAATActgtttccttcttttccttaaattagacatatccagttcttgcaacctttcttcatatgttttagcctccagtcccctaatcatatttgttgcttttctttgcactttttctagagtctaatAATCCCTTTTACACAATGcccatcaaaactgaatgcagtattccaagtatggccttaccaaggccttataaagtggtattaacacttcttgACCTTGACTCTagtcctctgtttatgcagcctagaatggTGTTAGCTTAattagcagctgctgcacaccacTTGCTCATATTTAGATGGTTGtttactaggactccaagatccctctcatagctactactgttgagcaagataccacatacctgtgcattttgtttttcttgcctaaatgtagaagcttacttttttcaccattgagtttcattttgttagatagtgtccaatgttcaaatctgtcaagatccttctatatcttgagcctatcttctggagtgttggctattcctgccagtttggtgtcacctgcaaattggaggagttccccatctatctgtCATATCTAATGGTTGCTTTAAAGACTGACAGACTGAGTATTGTATATGATTGTACTATAATGTTTGCTATATCTAATCTCTGATAAATAATGTATTATTGTGTATAATAAAGAATTACAACATATAATTTCAGAAAATCAATGGTTCCAGATGTATAAAGATgtacaaaatgcaaaatatataTCTTATGATTTCAGAATGGAAGCCATtcctgagaaaatattgtttcagtTTTCCTGGATTCCTCAAAGGGCTATTGTTCCTTTTTTTGTCCACTACTGATAAAACCTCATGTCAAAAGGCCAAAGGGAATTCTGCCTACAAAATGGAATTAATCAACAACCCAGTTACATgaattttacaaatatatattaCGCAGAATGCCCTCAAGGATATCCTTGTTGTGATTATAGAATTTGATGATGATCAAAACCCTTTTAGTGACCAAAATAAAGCAAATgccttaaaaaaattaaaattctttgATCAAATTAATCTTTGATCTTCTTTTATTCTCTTCtgctagtttttaaaatgttaaaattgtTGGAATTAAACCAGATTGTCCTGAAATTAGAGACGAATTGCATGAAGCCCATGTATTGAATGTTTGAGGGTCTCCACATCTCCTCCCAGAAACCGCAGTTTAATCACCATACTATCACACATCTCCTTTGGTGTAGGCACTTGGTAGTTAAGTGATGACCCCCTGATCTGTTGTGATCCTCTCTAAATTCTCTGAGACAAAAGCTGAAGACGCAGATGAAATGTGATATTGATCTGAGGAGCAGGGCAGCAATTAAACACTTGAGATTTAGATGACAGTGAAAATAACAACatgtgctgtgtgtgtgtgtgtgtgtgtgtgtgtgtgtatcagtgagtgagtgagtaagtgatcTAACTCCAATCAAGGTGGGCAGATTATGGAAGGCACATAGCTCAAGAACCATGCCAACAGCGACTCAGGACAGAGGAAATATAATCAGCATGCCTGCTCAAAGAGAAAAAGCACCAATGCCCCTAATTTAGCCATCCCAGCATCAGTGGAGTATCAAAGTGCTATTTTCTGGTCTTCGGTCTTCTATTGGAAAGTCCAACTATCTGACTCCAGATCTGCCTGCCTATATTGCTTTTCTTTCTTATCCAGCATTTGGATCCCGGTGCCCAGTATTCCTTTgtgtggggtggggagggggcatatcaatttaagaaaatataaattaaaagcaatttaacAGAAGTCCcaacttatatttaaaaaatagataaagaaTAGAAGTATTCCCTGACAGAGAATCTTTTGCCATGTTCTTGCTGGACAAATATCCATTTTACACCACATATGCATTTTGTTAGGAATTcacatcagtggtgaaatcctatttgcgcagaagcaaattcttgcaagGGGTGAGCACGCCCCATCTGATTGGGAAAGGTAAATGCAGTGCTTCACTGATGAGAACTATCAACCAATGGagcagcttcatcactggaggctttcaagaacagattagactgccatttgtcagaaatggtgtagggtgttCTACTTGAatggggggttagactagatgacttacaaagtgcctttcaactctgttttttgggggtataaatttttattatttttcgacaccttacagagattcaaaatcacatacctcaaattaaaatacaatacaatataatatcaaatgccaaattcttaatccaatttttctaattatttacccaatttattctggtacatatcattcatcctgtgctacctccttaccctaaccctaatcctaaccctttcaactctgttaatctgctaAACCTAGTCATCTGCTGTTCTGATctggatttttcagaagtggaacCTATATCCAAGCAGTGGAAAAAGAAGTTTCTGCTGGGAATATTGAAGAATCACCATTccaaaatgaaaaatatattgaTTAAATAAACgtaatattatcattattattattattattattattattattattattattattattattattattattattattattatcattatcattatcattatcattatcattatcattatcattatcattatcattatcatcatcatcatcatcatcatcatcatcattatcattgtcattgtcattatttattagatttgtatgccccccctttccgtggactcagggcggctcacaacacaataaaacagttcatgacaaatctaataatttacaatttaaaatattaaaacccccataattaagcaaacatacatacaagcatatcatacataaattgaattggataggcctgggggagatatctcagttcccccatgcctcacgacaaaggtgggttttaaggagtttgcgaaaggcaaggcgggtaggagcagttctaatctctggggggagctggttccagagagttggggccaccacagagaaggctcttcccctggggcccaccaaccgacattgtttagttgacgggacccggagaaggcccacactgtgggacctaatcggtccctgggattcgtgcgacagaaggcggtctcggagatattctggtccgatgccatgaagggctttaaaggtcataaccaacattttgaattgtgaccggaaattgatcggcaaccaatgcagactgcggagtgttggtgtaacatgagcatacctggggaagcccatgactgctctcgcagctgcattctgcacgatctgaagtttccgaacacttttcaaa
This genomic interval carries:
- the LOC139161069 gene encoding cytochrome P450 2C4-like, with protein sequence MELTWTEVLLLLCILFTLFSSFQMYKKKGQLPPGPTPWPILGNLFQRDVLPLRNYYQKLADKYGPVFTVWNGTKPMVALCGYEVIKDALVDHSEEFGGRTEMPANKRMFQNRGLTTTDENKWKELRRFTLSTLRDFGMGKKRMSERVQEEAICLVEEMATTKGQPFDPRRIFSSAVSNVICAVVFGNRFDYKDKTFIEHQRIVESQMRYSVSYLGLVYNTFPKIVEFFPGPHQNIFAEADQILDNIRKNVDLHEKTLDPQNLRDYIDCFLLKMEKGHSLSEDIYTFEDLVIVVFGLFLAGTITTSQALLCSLLAMSKLPHIQAKVQQEIDEVVGRNRTPTMEDRLKMPFTNAIVHEFQRYQKVTLETFPRATTCDIKFHGYTIPKGMAIVPIFSSMHFDPVHWETPEKFNPNHFLDENGQFKKNDAFMPFSAGKRACPGEALARMELFLFFSALLQNFTFSLVGDTKDSDIMSLYTDFKNNKYPLIRATKRSVETCGK